Proteins from one Candidatus Omnitrophota bacterium genomic window:
- a CDS encoding response regulator transcription factor, whose protein sequence is MAKKKILIVEDDRDISELVRYNLEREGYDVSALFEGGDAFDHALKRKPDVIILDLMLPGTDGMEICRLLKNEDKTKNIPIIMLTAKGEESDVVIGLQMGADDYITKPFSPKVLTARVKAILRRGLSSSTAVGSPDRQYGDLVLDIPKHKVVYAGKAVALTAIEFDILEFLSRSPGRVYSREQMLDNVWKEGKFIVDRAVDVHIRGLRKKLGRGKDCIETVRGVGYCFKDFE, encoded by the coding sequence ATGGCCAAGAAAAAGATATTGATCGTTGAAGATGACCGCGATATCAGCGAACTGGTCCGTTACAATCTGGAGCGGGAAGGGTATGATGTTTCCGCCCTGTTCGAAGGCGGGGATGCTTTTGATCACGCGCTCAAGCGCAAGCCGGATGTGATCATTTTGGACCTCATGCTGCCCGGGACCGACGGTATGGAGATCTGCCGCTTGCTCAAGAACGAGGATAAGACCAAGAATATCCCCATCATCATGCTGACTGCCAAAGGCGAAGAAAGCGATGTGGTCATCGGCCTGCAGATGGGAGCGGATGACTATATCACCAAACCTTTCAGTCCTAAAGTCCTGACAGCGCGCGTCAAGGCGATCTTGCGCAGGGGCCTTTCATCTTCCACGGCTGTTGGGTCCCCGGACCGACAATACGGAGACCTGGTCCTGGACATCCCCAAACACAAGGTTGTTTATGCCGGCAAGGCCGTAGCGTTGACGGCCATTGAATTCGATATCCTGGAATTTTTGTCCCGTTCGCCGGGGCGCGTATATTCCCGCGAGCAGATGCTGGACAATGTCTGGAAAGAAGGGAAATTCATCGTGGACCGCGCGGTGGACGTGCATATCCGCGGCTTAAGGAAGAAACTGGGCCGCGGCAAGGACTGCATTGAAACCGTGCGTGGTGTCGGGTATTGTTTTAAGGACTTTGAGTAA
- a CDS encoding NUDIX domain-containing protein, with amino-acid sequence MTYKTESAGGVVVNKKGRVLVVNQRGTSWSLPKGHIDPAETKLQAAVREIEEESGIRRLTYVKDLGSYSRYRIGLGSKEDREELKTLHMFLFTTDEERLKPVHADHPEVRWVRPDDVEALFTHPKDKLFFKSIRSQVC; translated from the coding sequence ATGACCTATAAAACCGAATCTGCCGGCGGGGTGGTGGTCAATAAAAAAGGCCGCGTGCTCGTCGTCAACCAGCGCGGCACATCCTGGTCTTTGCCCAAAGGCCATATTGACCCCGCAGAGACCAAATTGCAGGCGGCCGTCCGGGAGATCGAGGAAGAAAGCGGCATCCGGCGTTTGACCTATGTGAAGGACCTTGGTTCCTACAGCCGTTACAGGATCGGCCTTGGGTCTAAAGAGGACAGGGAGGAATTAAAGACCCTGCATATGTTTTTATTCACGACCGATGAAGAACGTTTAAAGCCCGTTCATGCCGATCACCCTGAAGTCCGCTGGGTCCGTCCCGATGATGTGGAAGCATTGTTTACCCATCCCAAGGACAAATTATTTTTTAAATCCATCCGTAGTCAGGTCTGTTAG
- a CDS encoding peptidoglycan-binding domain-containing protein: protein MKKFVVLVAVVFTLSVLAGCGKKKDDSASLEALNGVASENVISVSDMGADVPVIVENAEMAPTDTAGEMAADASGKPTTRQIQQALKNAGFYAGKVDGDLGPRTKKAIEAFQSQNGLKADGKVGPKTWRILSAHLNSASEVANPSAAEQEP from the coding sequence ATGAAAAAATTTGTTGTGCTGGTCGCGGTGGTCTTTACGTTATCGGTCCTGGCGGGTTGCGGTAAGAAGAAAGATGACTCCGCGTCTCTGGAAGCGCTCAACGGGGTGGCTTCCGAGAACGTGATTTCCGTAAGCGATATGGGCGCGGATGTCCCTGTGATCGTTGAAAATGCCGAAATGGCCCCGACAGATACGGCCGGTGAAATGGCCGCGGACGCTTCCGGCAAACCGACCACCAGACAGATCCAGCAAGCCCTTAAAAATGCCGGTTTTTATGCGGGTAAGGTGGATGGCGATCTTGGTCCAAGAACCAAGAAAGCCATTGAGGCCTTCCAGTCCCAGAATGGTTTGAAAGCGGACGGCAAGGTAGGCCCGAAGACCTGGAGAATTTTGTCCGCGCATTTGAATTCAGCGTCTGAAGTTGCCAATCCCAGCGCGGCTGAACAAGAGCCTTAA